From the Lysobacterales bacterium genome, one window contains:
- the folC gene encoding bifunctional tetrahydrofolate synthase/dihydrofolate synthase produces MGSPESLEAWLSRLVAVPTDRIELGLARVDAVYGRLGRPRPAPIVLTVGGTNGKGSTVAFLVAMLRAAGYRVGSYTSPHLFRFNERIVIDGVEASDEAISDAFAAIDAARGEIGLTFFEFATLAAMRLFANGALDIAIFEVGLGGRLDAVNLLDADVAIVTTIDLDHQQYLGDTREAIAVEKAGIFRAGRPAVIAETDPPATLLAEAERIGAHPLRLGSEYRIDVDEDAWHWIGAGTSLRLPHPGLRAPVQHYNAAAAIAALMALRDRVHVPFRAVRIGLAEAHVRGRLEVIPGTVETVVDVGHNPQAANVLAEWLRRHPRRTRAVFSALADKDIAGIVEPLLPRVTHWHLAGLDSATSRGLDATRLRARIGDLIGDDRCSLHDDPPAALAAAHAHASPGERVLAFGSFHVVSALGPVLNRYAAPAN; encoded by the coding sequence TCGAACTGGGTCTGGCGCGAGTCGACGCGGTGTACGGGCGGCTCGGTCGTCCGCGTCCGGCGCCGATCGTGCTGACGGTCGGCGGCACCAATGGCAAGGGATCGACGGTCGCCTTCCTGGTGGCGATGCTGCGCGCGGCGGGTTATCGGGTCGGCAGTTACACCTCGCCGCATCTGTTCCGCTTCAACGAGCGCATCGTCATCGACGGCGTCGAGGCCAGCGATGAGGCGATCAGCGATGCTTTCGCTGCCATCGATGCCGCGCGTGGCGAGATCGGGCTGACCTTCTTCGAGTTCGCGACCCTGGCCGCGATGCGCCTGTTTGCCAACGGCGCACTCGATATCGCGATCTTCGAGGTCGGCCTGGGCGGGCGCCTCGACGCGGTGAATCTGCTGGATGCCGATGTCGCCATCGTCACCACCATCGATCTCGACCACCAGCAATACCTCGGCGACACGCGCGAAGCGATTGCCGTCGAGAAGGCCGGGATCTTCCGCGCCGGGCGCCCCGCGGTGATCGCGGAAACCGACCCGCCGGCGACTTTGCTGGCCGAGGCCGAACGCATCGGGGCCCATCCCTTGCGACTGGGCAGCGAATACCGCATCGACGTCGACGAAGACGCCTGGCACTGGATCGGCGCGGGCACCAGTCTGCGACTGCCGCATCCGGGCCTGCGTGCACCGGTGCAGCACTACAATGCGGCGGCGGCGATTGCTGCGCTGATGGCGCTGCGCGATCGCGTGCACGTGCCGTTCCGCGCCGTCCGTATCGGCCTGGCCGAAGCCCATGTGCGCGGCCGACTGGAGGTGATTCCGGGTACGGTCGAGACGGTCGTCGACGTCGGCCACAATCCGCAAGCGGCCAATGTGCTGGCCGAATGGTTGCGGCGCCATCCGCGGCGTACGCGCGCCGTGTTTTCGGCGCTCGCCGACAAGGACATCGCCGGGATCGTCGAACCGCTGCTGCCGCGGGTGACGCACTGGCATCTGGCCGGGCTCGATAGCGCCACATCGCGTGGGCTCGACGCGACGCGGCTGCGAGCGCGCATCGGCGACTTGATCGGCGACGACCGCTGCTCGTTGCACGACGACCCGCCTGCGGCCCTCGCCGCAGCGCATGCGCATGCTTCACCCGGGGAGCGGGTGCTCGCATTCGGCTCGTTCCATGTGGTCTCGGCGCTCGGTCCGGTCCTGAACCGATACGCCGCGCCCGCAAACTGA
- a CDS encoding SPOR domain-containing protein, protein MDPMLQKRLIGASVLIVLAIIFVPMLLDGSDQAGSDTLPLIIPEPPERDFETRVIPLDTAADTAPASVAEAIGVAPDEPASSVEPGAVPANPDALATVDTQAPTRVDAVSGDAVSPVATPAAAPVPPTAEVKAPEPAPVAPTPVASPPAATTAASGRFLVGLGSYSNTANANALATQLRAAGYAVLTDTLALNGQNATRLRIGPYATRGQAEAARLAVKQLRADLPAAISEVDDTPAADAPATARSAATAQVWAVQIGAFKVETEANTKRDQLRQAGFAAFVEKINAEAGLLWRVRIGPENQRADADAVKAGVKRRFGIDGIVVPYP, encoded by the coding sequence ATGGATCCGATGCTACAAAAGCGGCTGATCGGTGCTTCGGTGCTGATCGTGCTCGCCATCATCTTCGTGCCGATGCTGCTGGATGGTTCCGATCAGGCCGGCTCGGACACCCTGCCGCTGATCATTCCTGAACCGCCCGAACGCGATTTCGAAACCCGCGTCATTCCGCTCGACACCGCTGCGGACACGGCGCCCGCCAGTGTCGCCGAGGCGATCGGCGTGGCACCGGACGAGCCCGCATCGAGCGTCGAACCGGGTGCGGTGCCGGCGAATCCCGATGCGCTCGCGACCGTGGATACGCAGGCACCGACGCGGGTCGACGCGGTGTCGGGCGATGCCGTCAGTCCGGTCGCGACGCCGGCGGCCGCGCCGGTACCGCCCACCGCAGAGGTGAAAGCGCCGGAGCCGGCGCCGGTTGCACCGACGCCCGTCGCTTCACCGCCAGCGGCAACGACGGCGGCGAGCGGACGTTTTCTCGTCGGTCTCGGCAGCTATTCGAACACCGCCAACGCGAATGCACTGGCGACGCAGTTGCGCGCGGCCGGCTACGCGGTCCTGACCGACACGCTCGCCCTGAACGGACAGAATGCAACGCGCCTGCGCATCGGACCGTATGCGACGCGAGGGCAGGCCGAAGCTGCGCGGTTGGCGGTCAAGCAATTGCGCGCCGATCTGCCGGCCGCGATCAGCGAAGTCGACGACACCCCGGCCGCCGATGCGCCCGCGACGGCGCGCAGCGCCGCCACGGCCCAGGTCTGGGCGGTTCAAATCGGCGCATTCAAGGTGGAAACGGAAGCGAACACGAAACGCGATCAGTTGCGTCAGGCCGGATTCGCCGCGTTCGTGGAGAAGATCAACGCCGAAGCCGGCCTGCTCTGGCGCGTGCGCATCGGTCCTGAAAACCAGCGGGCCGATGCCGATGCGGTCAAGGCCGGCGTCAAGCGCCGCTTCGGCATCGACGGCATCGTGGTGCCTTACCCGTGA
- a CDS encoding CvpA family protein, translating into MTIADWLIVLTVLASVVIGLVRGFVVEVMALVVWAVALLASALLAPRLTDALASSIETPSGRIFLAYALIFVGTLLVGAIVTWMLRKLVQGTGLSGTDRLLGGVFGIARGAALVVLVVLMLGLTPFPRDAWWRESRLLPQVVVLAERARAWLPERIAAQIRLDGSEAPSPMPSIESTPT; encoded by the coding sequence GTGACCATCGCCGACTGGCTGATCGTGCTGACGGTCCTTGCGTCGGTCGTGATCGGGCTGGTCCGCGGTTTCGTGGTCGAGGTGATGGCGCTGGTGGTGTGGGCGGTGGCCCTCCTCGCGTCGGCCTTGCTGGCACCCAGACTGACCGATGCCTTGGCGAGTTCGATCGAGACGCCGTCAGGGCGCATCTTTCTCGCTTATGCCCTGATCTTTGTCGGCACGCTTCTGGTCGGCGCAATCGTCACCTGGATGCTGCGCAAGCTGGTGCAAGGTACCGGTCTTTCCGGTACCGATCGCCTGCTCGGCGGCGTGTTCGGGATCGCGCGTGGCGCCGCGCTGGTCGTGCTGGTCGTGTTGATGCTCGGACTGACGCCGTTTCCGCGGGATGCGTGGTGGCGTGAATCGCGGCTGTTGCCGCAAGTCGTGGTGCTGGCCGAACGTGCCCGCGCCTGGTTGCCCGAGCGCATCGCCGCGCAGATCCGCCTCGACGGCTCGGAAGCGCCGTCACCCATGCCATCCATCGAATCGACTCCTACCTGA
- the purF gene encoding amidophosphoribosyltransferase: MCGILGIVGRSDIGSALYDGLTVLQHRGQDAAGIATMDGARLHRHKGTGLAKDVFDSESISRLVGHIGIAHCRYPTAGSEGADEAQPFYVNSPFGIALAHNGNLINTDALRRDLYAQDRRHINTGSDSEVLLNIFAHELAAGDAVRPKVEDVFAAIARVHERCAGGYAVVALVLGLGVVAFRDVHGIRPLVLGKRETLDGLEWAVASESVALDLLGFKRERDVRPGEGIVITPEGQLHVQPCAAPKQHAPCIFEYVYFARPDSMIEDVSVYKARLRMGERLAAKIQRLRADHDIEAVIPIPDTSRTAALALAQVLDVKYREGFVKNRYVGRTFIMPGQGERVKSVRRKLNAIELEFRNKVVLLVDDSIVRGTTSKQIIQMAREAGARKVYFASAAPPVRYPNVYGIDMPAADELVAHGRSESEVEQYLGCDWLIYQDLGDLVASVADGNDDLRHFDTSCFSGEYVTGVPDGYLASIAAQRADTAKAQRRG; encoded by the coding sequence ATGTGCGGCATTCTCGGCATCGTCGGACGCAGTGACATCGGCAGCGCGTTGTACGACGGTCTTACCGTGCTCCAGCATCGCGGCCAGGATGCAGCCGGCATCGCCACCATGGACGGCGCACGCCTGCACCGGCACAAGGGCACCGGGCTCGCGAAAGACGTGTTCGACAGCGAGAGCATCTCCCGCCTCGTCGGTCACATCGGCATCGCCCATTGCCGCTATCCGACCGCCGGCAGCGAAGGCGCCGACGAGGCCCAGCCGTTCTACGTGAATTCGCCGTTCGGCATCGCGCTCGCCCACAACGGCAACCTGATCAATACCGATGCGCTGCGCCGCGACCTGTATGCGCAGGATCGTCGCCACATCAACACCGGGTCCGATTCGGAAGTGCTGCTGAATATCTTCGCGCATGAATTGGCCGCTGGTGATGCCGTGCGTCCAAAGGTCGAGGATGTGTTCGCCGCGATCGCGCGCGTGCACGAGCGCTGTGCCGGAGGTTACGCGGTGGTGGCCCTGGTCCTGGGTCTCGGCGTCGTCGCATTCCGCGACGTGCATGGCATTCGCCCGCTGGTGCTCGGCAAGCGCGAGACGCTGGACGGCCTGGAATGGGCGGTGGCGTCGGAATCGGTGGCGCTCGACCTGCTCGGCTTCAAGCGCGAACGTGACGTGCGTCCGGGCGAGGGCATCGTCATCACCCCGGAGGGCCAGTTGCACGTGCAGCCCTGTGCAGCACCGAAGCAGCACGCTCCCTGCATTTTCGAATACGTCTATTTCGCACGCCCGGACTCGATGATCGAGGATGTGTCGGTCTACAAGGCACGGCTGCGCATGGGCGAGCGGCTCGCGGCAAAGATCCAGCGCCTGCGCGCCGACCACGACATCGAGGCGGTGATCCCGATTCCGGACACCTCGCGCACCGCGGCGCTGGCGCTGGCGCAGGTGCTGGACGTCAAATACCGCGAGGGCTTCGTCAAGAATCGCTATGTCGGCCGCACCTTCATCATGCCGGGGCAGGGCGAACGGGTGAAGTCGGTGCGCCGCAAGCTCAATGCGATCGAGCTCGAATTCCGCAACAAGGTCGTGTTGCTGGTCGATGATTCGATCGTGCGCGGCACGACGTCCAAGCAGATCATCCAGATGGCGCGCGAGGCCGGTGCGCGCAAGGTCTATTTCGCGAGCGCGGCGCCGCCAGTGCGGTATCCGAACGTCTACGGCATCGACATGCCGGCGGCCGACGAGCTGGTGGCCCATGGGCGCAGCGAGTCCGAAGTCGAGCAGTATCTCGGCTGCGACTGGCTGATCTACCAGGACCTCGGCGATCTGGTCGCTTCGGTCGCCGACGGCAATGACGACCTGCGCCACTTCGACACATCGTGCTTTTCCGGCGAGTACGTGACCGGCGTTCCGGACGGGTATCTTGCATCGATCGCGGCCCAGCGCGCCGATACCGCGAAGGCCCAGCGGCGGGGATGA
- a CDS encoding ferritin-like domain-containing protein, protein MNLFDAAHHALMLRDPAAKVAAVRRLHEAFLQGDAICAETTAAVAIPVPGRPDRPELVAPRELAARGLGSADGRAALIHAVAHIEFNAINLALDAVYRFRDLPQDYYADWLQVAVDEARHFELLQARLAQLGLRYGDRPAHNGLWDAACRTADDIRARMALVPRVLEARGLDVTPGMIARLREVGDHETVAVLEVILAEEVAHVAAGTRWFRHCCGCAGLDPEPTFLDLLRRYEAAIRPPFNRSARALAGFSDAEQAGVEALVPVRDR, encoded by the coding sequence ATGAACCTGTTCGACGCCGCCCATCATGCGCTGATGCTGCGCGATCCGGCGGCGAAGGTCGCGGCGGTGCGGCGACTGCACGAGGCCTTCCTGCAGGGCGACGCCATTTGCGCCGAAACGACGGCCGCCGTCGCCATTCCGGTTCCCGGTCGTCCCGATCGGCCCGAACTGGTCGCGCCGCGTGAGCTCGCCGCGCGCGGGCTGGGCTCGGCGGATGGCCGTGCGGCCCTGATCCACGCCGTTGCGCACATCGAATTCAATGCGATCAATCTGGCGCTCGATGCGGTCTACCGGTTCCGTGACCTGCCGCAGGACTATTACGCGGACTGGTTGCAGGTCGCGGTCGACGAAGCGCGTCACTTCGAGCTGTTGCAGGCGCGGCTGGCGCAGCTCGGTCTTCGTTATGGCGACCGTCCGGCCCACAACGGGCTGTGGGATGCGGCTTGCCGGACCGCCGACGACATCCGGGCACGCATGGCCCTGGTCCCCCGGGTGCTGGAAGCGCGCGGCCTGGACGTGACGCCGGGCATGATTGCGCGCCTGCGCGAGGTCGGCGATCACGAAACGGTCGCGGTTCTGGAAGTCATCCTCGCCGAGGAGGTCGCCCATGTCGCGGCCGGAACGCGCTGGTTTCGCCACTGTTGTGGATGTGCAGGTCTGGACCCTGAGCCGACCTTTCTCGACTTGCTGCGCCGCTACGAGGCCGCGATCCGGCCGCCGTTCAACCGGTCGGCGCGCGCCCTGGCGGGGTTTTCGGACGCTGAACAGGCAGGGGTCGAGGCGCTGGTGCCGGTCCGGGACCGCTGA